From one Nocardioides yefusunii genomic stretch:
- a CDS encoding NAD(P)-dependent oxidoreductase, protein MKIAVLGATGGVGTHLVQMALDEGHDVTVLARTPAKVERAADVTIVQGDALDAERVRDTVRGADVVISALGSTRGPEQDTSLRRMAGVLATALADDEAPQRVLWCASEGVNGEIPGVFGKFAMKMLAKPLADHAAAIETLQATGVGLTVARPRALNTKPLNLDYTEVFAGPAQGGYSIPRASVAHFLLKAAQDDAYVNTSVALAVAK, encoded by the coding sequence ATGAAGATCGCAGTCCTCGGCGCCACCGGCGGTGTCGGCACCCATCTCGTCCAGATGGCTCTCGACGAGGGCCACGACGTGACGGTCCTGGCCCGCACGCCTGCGAAGGTGGAGCGCGCGGCCGACGTCACGATCGTCCAGGGCGACGCCCTCGACGCCGAGCGTGTCCGTGACACCGTCCGCGGCGCCGACGTCGTCATCTCCGCTCTGGGCAGCACCCGCGGCCCTGAGCAGGACACCTCGCTGCGACGCATGGCCGGCGTGCTGGCCACGGCTCTGGCGGACGACGAGGCCCCGCAGCGGGTTCTGTGGTGCGCCTCCGAGGGCGTCAACGGCGAGATCCCCGGCGTCTTCGGGAAGTTCGCCATGAAGATGCTCGCGAAGCCGCTCGCTGATCACGCCGCAGCGATCGAGACGCTGCAGGCAACCGGCGTGGGACTCACCGTGGCGCGCCCGCGAGCGCTCAACACGAAGCCCCTGAACCTCGACTACACCGAGGTCTTCGCTGGCCCCGCGCAGGGCGGATACTCGATCCCCCGCGCCAGCGTCGCTCACTTCCTGCTCAAGGCTGCCCAGGACGACGCCTACGTCAACACCAGCGTCGCGCTGGCCGTCGCCAAGTGA
- a CDS encoding efflux RND transporter permease subunit, which produces MGTFAAFSLRNRAFVALTTVIVAVFGVISVGSLKLELIPNLQFPMVGVVAPYAGASPEAVEQQVTIPVEDALAGVDGLESVSSTSASGASTVLLTMEYGTDLDRAVQQVESELIGLRTIPESIDPIVFAGDFDQFPVIQLAVTADLDPAVLADRIDQVVVPAFDDVDGVREVQVTGAPTNRVEVTLKKSAVAAGVSGQDVATALDAAAMVPAGTLTEGDRALAVQVGTTPTSLEELRAVPVSLPEGGTRPLGELAKVDVVQVEATSFARTDGEPSISVALTKTPAGNTVEISSQVAELLPELERKIGGDAKFTVTFDQAPFIEKSVEDLATEGGLGLLFAVFVILVFLHSLRSTLVTAISIPLSLLVTLIGLWVGGYSLNILTLGALTVAIGRVVDDSIVVIENIRRHLSYGTEKLSAITTAVKEVGGAITSSTIATAAVFLPIGVVGGQVGELFRPFAITVSLALMASLLVALTIIPVLAYWFLKAPESADAEELARLRAEAEAAEERSWLRRVYTPALTWSLARPWLVVALAFVLLIGTLALTPLLKTNFLGATGQNTLSVTQELEPGASLSRQDDAARDVEKALAGVDDVVSVQTTVGGDPTTAVFSGGGTQFSLTLDEKADADTVQDEIEAALAGSDGEISVSTGNGGFSSQLEVVVTATDQGNLGEAAEKVVARLRQVEGLGAVSSDAAPAQPILSVQVREAAERAGVTAPVVGGLLAQTLFQPAVARVDIDHEQLDVVVTGAAKPTSVQELEALSAGPAGTLGQVAEVTEELVAASISRVDGDRTVTITVDPGQDNLGKATSDVNAALDDVDLPDGTEVSLGGVAEDQAEAFGQLGLALVVAIAIVYMVMVGTFNSLVQPLILLVSVPFAATGALLLQIITGVPLGVASLIGALMLVGVVVTNAIVLIDLVNQTRSRGASIDEALHEGGGKRLRPIVMTALATILALTPMGLGVTGGSAFISQPLAIVVIGGLVSSTLLTLVLVPVLYLLVERRKERRAARRAG; this is translated from the coding sequence GTGGGTACATTCGCCGCCTTCTCCTTGCGCAACCGCGCCTTCGTCGCGCTGACCACAGTGATCGTGGCCGTCTTCGGCGTGATCTCGGTCGGTTCGCTCAAGCTCGAACTCATCCCCAACCTCCAGTTCCCGATGGTCGGCGTCGTCGCGCCGTACGCGGGTGCCTCCCCCGAGGCCGTCGAGCAGCAGGTCACCATTCCGGTCGAGGACGCGCTGGCGGGCGTCGACGGCCTGGAGTCGGTGAGCTCCACCTCTGCCTCCGGCGCATCGACGGTGCTGCTGACGATGGAGTACGGCACCGATCTCGACCGTGCGGTCCAGCAGGTCGAGTCCGAGCTGATCGGCCTGCGCACGATCCCCGAGTCGATCGACCCGATCGTCTTCGCCGGGGACTTCGACCAGTTCCCGGTGATCCAGCTGGCCGTCACCGCCGACCTCGACCCTGCCGTGCTCGCCGACCGGATCGACCAGGTCGTGGTGCCGGCCTTCGACGACGTCGACGGGGTCCGTGAGGTCCAGGTCACCGGCGCGCCCACCAACCGGGTCGAGGTGACCCTCAAGAAGTCCGCCGTCGCTGCGGGTGTGTCCGGCCAGGACGTCGCCACCGCGCTCGACGCCGCCGCGATGGTCCCTGCCGGAACCCTCACCGAGGGTGACCGTGCGCTGGCCGTCCAGGTGGGGACGACGCCCACCAGTCTCGAGGAGTTGCGAGCCGTTCCGGTGTCGCTGCCCGAGGGCGGGACGCGTCCGTTGGGTGAGCTCGCGAAGGTTGACGTCGTCCAGGTGGAGGCGACCTCGTTCGCGCGCACCGACGGCGAGCCGAGCATCTCCGTCGCCCTGACGAAGACGCCGGCCGGCAACACCGTCGAGATCTCCTCCCAGGTCGCCGAGCTGCTCCCCGAACTGGAGCGGAAGATCGGCGGCGACGCGAAGTTCACCGTCACCTTCGACCAGGCCCCGTTCATCGAGAAGTCCGTCGAGGACCTCGCCACCGAGGGCGGTCTGGGCCTGCTGTTCGCGGTCTTCGTGATCCTGGTCTTCCTGCACTCCCTGCGGTCCACGCTCGTCACCGCGATCTCGATCCCGCTGTCGCTGCTGGTGACGCTGATCGGCCTGTGGGTGGGCGGGTACAGCCTCAACATCCTGACCCTGGGTGCACTCACGGTCGCGATCGGACGTGTCGTCGACGACTCGATCGTCGTGATCGAGAACATCAGGCGCCATCTGTCCTACGGCACCGAGAAACTCTCCGCCATCACCACGGCGGTGAAGGAGGTCGGCGGCGCGATCACGTCCTCGACGATCGCCACCGCCGCCGTGTTCCTCCCCATCGGCGTGGTGGGCGGTCAGGTCGGCGAACTGTTCCGCCCGTTCGCGATCACCGTCTCGCTCGCCCTCATGGCGTCGCTGCTCGTGGCGCTGACGATCATCCCCGTGCTGGCCTACTGGTTCCTGAAGGCACCCGAGAGCGCGGACGCCGAGGAACTGGCGCGTCTGCGTGCCGAGGCCGAGGCTGCCGAGGAGCGCAGCTGGCTGCGCCGGGTCTACACCCCTGCGCTGACGTGGTCGCTGGCCCGGCCCTGGCTGGTGGTGGCGCTCGCGTTCGTGCTGCTGATCGGCACCCTCGCGCTGACGCCGCTGCTCAAGACCAATTTCTTGGGCGCGACGGGTCAGAACACCCTGAGCGTCACCCAGGAACTCGAGCCGGGTGCGAGCCTGTCCCGTCAGGACGACGCCGCACGGGACGTCGAGAAGGCGCTCGCCGGCGTGGACGACGTGGTCAGCGTGCAGACCACCGTCGGCGGTGACCCGACCACGGCTGTCTTCAGCGGCGGCGGAACCCAGTTCTCCCTCACCCTCGACGAGAAGGCGGACGCCGACACGGTGCAGGACGAGATCGAGGCGGCCCTCGCCGGGTCCGACGGGGAGATCTCCGTCAGCACCGGCAACGGCGGGTTCTCCTCCCAGCTCGAGGTCGTCGTCACTGCCACCGACCAGGGCAACCTGGGCGAGGCCGCCGAGAAGGTCGTGGCACGTCTGCGTCAGGTCGAGGGACTGGGAGCGGTCTCCTCCGACGCTGCCCCGGCCCAGCCGATCCTGTCGGTCCAGGTCCGTGAGGCCGCCGAGCGTGCCGGCGTCACGGCCCCCGTCGTGGGTGGTCTGCTCGCACAGACCCTGTTCCAGCCGGCCGTGGCTCGCGTCGACATCGATCACGAGCAGCTCGACGTGGTGGTCACCGGTGCCGCGAAGCCGACCTCGGTGCAGGAGCTGGAGGCACTGTCCGCCGGTCCGGCCGGCACGCTCGGTCAGGTCGCGGAGGTGACCGAAGAGCTGGTCGCCGCCTCGATCTCACGCGTCGACGGCGACCGCACCGTCACGATCACCGTCGACCCCGGCCAGGACAACCTGGGCAAGGCGACCTCCGACGTGAACGCTGCCCTGGACGACGTCGACCTCCCCGACGGCACCGAGGTCTCTCTGGGGGGCGTCGCGGAGGACCAGGCCGAGGCCTTCGGGCAGCTGGGGCTCGCGTTGGTGGTGGCGATCGCGATCGTCTACATGGTCATGGTCGGCACCTTCAACTCCCTCGTGCAGCCGTTGATCCTGTTGGTCTCGGTGCCGTTCGCGGCCACCGGCGCCCTGCTGCTGCAGATCATCACCGGCGTCCCGTTGGGTGTCGCCTCCCTGATCGGTGCGCTGATGCTGGTCGGTGTGGTCGTCACCAACGCGATCGTCCTGATCGACCTGGTCAACCAGACCCGGTCCCGGGGCGCGTCCATCGACGAGGCCCTGCACGAGGGTGGCGGCAAGCGTCTGCGACCGATCGTGATGACGGCGTTGGCCACGATCCTCGCCCTGACCCCGATGGGGCTGGGCGTGACCGGCGGCAGTGCGTTCATCTCACAGCCGCTCGCGATCGTCGTGATCGGCGGCTTGGTCTCCTCGACGCTGCTGACGCTCGTTCTGGTTCCGGTGCTGTACCTGCTGGTCGAGCGACGCAAGGAGCGGCGCGCGGCACGTCGGGCGGGCTGA
- a CDS encoding GntR family transcriptional regulator has product MSTSSDKLIADLFGSAESRPALASTAERVADMLRGYLTEGRIAPGTRMSEEAFAKALSVSRNTLREAFRLLGHEGLLVHELNRGVFVREFTRTDVNDIYDLRELIELAAVSRTAKHTPEGFASLRESLAEGARAAAVEDWQGVGTHNLEFHRRLCELMGSDRINKLMRGILAESRLAFRVMTNVEAMDSPYLSKNELICDHLEAGRSGEAVVLIQEYLSFARGQLLDALPQNAD; this is encoded by the coding sequence ATGAGTACGAGCAGCGACAAGCTGATCGCCGATCTCTTCGGCTCGGCTGAGAGCCGCCCGGCGCTCGCCAGCACCGCCGAACGTGTGGCGGACATGCTGCGCGGCTACCTGACCGAGGGACGGATCGCTCCCGGCACCCGCATGTCGGAGGAGGCGTTCGCCAAGGCTCTCTCGGTCTCCCGCAACACCCTGCGCGAGGCGTTCCGGCTCCTGGGCCACGAGGGCCTGCTGGTCCACGAACTCAACCGCGGCGTCTTCGTGCGCGAGTTCACTCGCACCGACGTCAACGACATCTACGACCTCCGCGAGTTGATCGAGCTCGCCGCGGTCAGCCGCACCGCCAAGCACACCCCCGAAGGGTTCGCCAGCCTGCGCGAGTCGCTCGCCGAGGGCGCCCGCGCCGCCGCGGTGGAGGACTGGCAGGGCGTGGGAACCCACAACCTCGAGTTCCACCGACGTCTCTGCGAGCTCATGGGCAGCGACCGCATCAACAAGCTGATGCGCGGCATCCTGGCCGAGTCCCGTCTGGCCTTCCGGGTCATGACCAACGTCGAGGCGATGGACTCCCCCTACCTGTCCAAGAACGAGTTGATCTGCGACCACCTCGAGGCCGGACGCTCGGGAGAAGCCGTCGTGCTCATCCAGGAGTACCTGAGCTTTGCTCGCGGACAGTTGCTCGACGCCCTGCCCCAGAACGCCGACTGA
- a CDS encoding SDR family NAD(P)-dependent oxidoreductase: MGRQDGRVALVTGGARGIGYAIGERLLAEGASVALLDLDPVEAEAAATRMQAARADGSSGTVIGVGADVSRAGDVSAAVERVVDELGGLHVAVNNAGVLRDNLLFRMSEDDWDLVVDVHLKGSFLVAREVQKQFVAQRLGRIVNVSSVSAWGNRGQANYSAAKMGIQGLTRTLAIELGGYGVTVNAVAPGFVATDMTDATAARLGLDVAEFRRLNAEATVVKRMGAPADIAAAVAFLASDEASFVTGQTLVVDGGLKLVG; encoded by the coding sequence ATGGGACGTCAGGACGGACGGGTCGCACTGGTCACCGGTGGGGCACGCGGCATCGGGTACGCGATCGGAGAACGACTGCTCGCCGAGGGTGCGTCGGTCGCGCTGCTCGACCTCGACCCGGTGGAGGCCGAGGCGGCCGCGACCCGGATGCAGGCCGCTCGCGCTGACGGGAGTTCCGGGACGGTGATCGGGGTCGGCGCCGACGTCAGTCGGGCCGGGGACGTCTCCGCTGCCGTCGAACGTGTCGTCGACGAACTCGGCGGCCTGCACGTCGCGGTCAACAACGCCGGGGTGCTGCGCGACAACCTGCTGTTCCGGATGAGCGAGGACGACTGGGACCTCGTCGTCGACGTCCACCTCAAGGGCAGCTTCCTGGTGGCCCGCGAAGTCCAGAAGCAGTTCGTCGCCCAACGTCTGGGCAGGATCGTCAACGTCTCCTCGGTCTCGGCGTGGGGCAACCGCGGCCAGGCCAACTACTCCGCGGCCAAGATGGGCATCCAGGGCCTCACCCGCACCCTCGCCATCGAACTCGGCGGCTACGGGGTGACCGTCAACGCCGTCGCTCCCGGCTTCGTCGCCACCGACATGACCGACGCCACCGCCGCTCGCCTCGGACTCGACGTCGCTGAGTTCCGTCGGCTCAACGCCGAAGCCACGGTCGTGAAGCGGATGGGGGCGCCGGCCGACATCGCCGCCGCGGTCGCGTTCCTGGCCAGCGACGAGGCCTCGTTCGTCACCGGCCAGACGCTCGTCGTCGACGGAGGCCTCAAACTCGTCGGATGA
- a CDS encoding TetR/AcrR family transcriptional regulator, giving the protein MPSSIALPPSVPGARRAASDATRAELVARATELFGDLGYAATSLDAVAAAAGVTKGALYHHFQGKKDLFEVVFDLTAQRMLTDVRAQATRSSEDARISEAVRLFLTAHCEPRYRQIVLHDGPGVLGSVVRDPAKSPTFPVIAAYMRRVMPEWHEDDATLDMMAKFFFSACEQAAHSVAEAPSEETEAALERAERSLRVLLAALRQLSRNNLDAASALAAPYINS; this is encoded by the coding sequence ATGCCCAGCTCGATCGCCCTGCCTCCGTCGGTGCCCGGAGCTCGACGCGCAGCCTCCGACGCGACCCGCGCTGAACTCGTCGCTCGTGCCACCGAACTGTTCGGAGACCTCGGCTACGCCGCCACCTCGCTCGATGCCGTCGCCGCGGCAGCAGGTGTGACCAAGGGCGCGCTCTACCACCACTTCCAGGGCAAGAAGGACCTCTTCGAGGTCGTCTTCGACCTGACCGCACAGCGGATGCTGACCGACGTCCGCGCCCAAGCCACCCGCTCCAGCGAGGACGCCCGGATCTCGGAGGCGGTGCGCCTCTTCCTCACCGCCCACTGCGAGCCGCGCTACCGCCAGATCGTGCTGCACGACGGCCCGGGCGTGCTCGGGTCCGTGGTCAGGGACCCCGCGAAGTCCCCCACCTTCCCGGTGATCGCCGCCTACATGCGCCGGGTGATGCCGGAATGGCATGAGGACGACGCCACCCTCGACATGATGGCGAAGTTCTTCTTCTCCGCCTGTGAACAGGCGGCCCACAGCGTCGCCGAGGCCCCCTCGGAGGAGACCGAGGCCGCTCTGGAACGCGCCGAGAGGTCGCTGCGAGTCCTGCTCGCGGCACTGCGCCAGCTGAGCCGCAACAACCTCGACGCGGCGTCCGCGCTGGCGGCTCCGTACATCAACAGCTGA
- a CDS encoding M15 family metallopeptidase, whose translation MDSSRAVAIVAALVVAVLTVTVTVTAGAEPEHRTSAPVQVTAGSARAGERVEVVVTTPDAIGAGGVEGVVVVVERRHGTAWTRVGTVTPDTTGRVTVQVVVDRLPAHNLVRARAEVVGIPGPWREATLGLDATRSTVVVTAPARVVDGKHARVTVRWSAVDVRDGVGVVGVPGTVVLQRQVKRSGRWSGWSTFRVLQTDAAGRAGVRVRPRYSHRWRVVTRPSTWTTTPRSSVARTRNVPPGHPVRLPAKAPRPRITLGPQARADTSGADVTVRRIPDAVWRSMRGISWRPGCPVGRSHLRLVETNYYAFDGYRRRGQVVVAAVVVDNFVGAFRDMHAAKVPIRSLRLPDRFGRSTRLGGADDLRSMAADNTSVFNCRAVVGRPHARSPHSWGRSLDLNPWENPFRSGWGVVPNTWWPSRSHPDVAWRSTRHRVVRILARNGFRWTYGHGDLHHFDAVPGRAARASASASELRQDEELQQTLRECDFHCE comes from the coding sequence ATGGACTCCTCACGTGCTGTCGCAATCGTCGCCGCACTGGTGGTGGCGGTGCTCACCGTCACCGTCACCGTCACGGCCGGTGCCGAGCCGGAGCACCGGACGTCCGCACCGGTGCAGGTCACCGCAGGCAGCGCCCGCGCCGGAGAACGCGTCGAGGTCGTGGTGACCACGCCCGACGCGATCGGGGCGGGGGGAGTGGAAGGCGTGGTCGTGGTGGTCGAACGACGGCACGGCACCGCGTGGACGCGGGTCGGCACCGTGACGCCCGACACGACCGGGCGCGTGACGGTGCAGGTCGTGGTCGACCGTCTGCCGGCGCACAACCTCGTCCGGGCCCGTGCGGAGGTCGTCGGGATCCCGGGGCCGTGGCGCGAAGCGACCCTCGGTCTCGACGCCACCCGCAGCACCGTCGTGGTGACGGCTCCGGCCCGCGTCGTCGACGGCAAGCACGCCCGGGTCACGGTGCGCTGGAGCGCCGTCGACGTCCGCGACGGCGTGGGTGTGGTCGGCGTGCCCGGGACCGTCGTCCTGCAACGACAGGTCAAGCGTTCGGGCAGGTGGAGTGGGTGGAGCACGTTCCGGGTGCTGCAGACCGATGCTGCGGGCCGGGCAGGGGTGCGGGTGCGTCCTCGGTACAGCCACCGTTGGCGTGTCGTCACCCGCCCCAGCACGTGGACCACCACGCCGCGCAGCAGCGTCGCGCGCACCCGCAACGTCCCACCCGGCCACCCCGTCAGACTGCCGGCCAAGGCACCCCGCCCCCGGATCACGTTGGGGCCGCAGGCACGCGCCGACACCAGCGGAGCCGACGTGACGGTGCGGAGGATCCCCGATGCGGTGTGGAGATCCATGCGCGGCATCTCCTGGCGTCCGGGGTGCCCCGTGGGCCGCAGCCACCTGCGTCTGGTCGAGACCAACTACTACGCCTTCGACGGGTACCGGCGTCGCGGCCAGGTGGTGGTGGCGGCCGTCGTCGTCGACAACTTCGTCGGGGCATTCCGTGACATGCACGCCGCCAAGGTCCCGATCCGGTCCCTGCGCCTGCCCGACCGCTTCGGGCGTTCCACGCGTCTCGGCGGCGCTGACGACCTACGGTCCATGGCCGCCGACAACACGTCGGTCTTCAACTGCCGTGCCGTCGTCGGGCGACCCCACGCCCGTTCGCCGCACTCATGGGGCCGTTCCCTCGACCTCAACCCGTGGGAGAATCCGTTCCGTTCCGGCTGGGGAGTGGTGCCCAACACCTGGTGGCCCTCCCGCTCCCACCCCGACGTCGCCTGGCGCTCGACCCGGCACCGGGTGGTGAGGATCCTGGCCCGCAACGGCTTCCGGTGGACCTACGGACACGGCGACCTGCACCACTTCGACGCCGTTCCCGGACGTGCCGCCAGGGCATCGGCGTCGGCCAGCGAGCTGCGTCAGGACGAGGAACTGCAACAGACCCTGCGCGAGTGCGACTTCCACTGCGAGTGA
- a CDS encoding DUF3048 domain-containing protein, whose translation MRRSTPALTAALVAAALSLTACSGGAEKESDAPASAAPKAVEQPSTLPFNGLEATGTGEVEHPAFVVKVDNSGAATQVGLSSADLVFEELVEGGTTRLAAVYYSQLPTVVGPVRSMRATDVGIIAGTGAQIVTSGGAPEAIAPINAAGITIQEEGATGLFRDSTRKRPYNLMADLTKLAEANAAEAARPDDYFSFGIAEDLPEGEPVQSVAVGFGTHTSTWTPVDGGWELARSNAAEGDEFVPETVLVLSVEVEDAGYTDAAGNAVPESVFEGEGVAQLFHDGKVVTGTWRKTGLDGELRLKVDGRELKVPAGRTWVELVPVTGKVTVTP comes from the coding sequence GTGCGTCGAAGCACCCCTGCCCTGACCGCCGCCCTCGTGGCTGCAGCTCTCTCCCTGACCGCCTGCAGCGGTGGCGCCGAGAAGGAGAGCGACGCCCCGGCGTCCGCTGCACCGAAGGCCGTGGAGCAGCCCTCCACCCTGCCCTTCAACGGGCTAGAGGCCACGGGCACCGGCGAGGTCGAGCACCCTGCGTTCGTCGTCAAGGTCGACAACTCCGGAGCTGCCACCCAGGTGGGTCTGTCGTCGGCGGACCTGGTCTTCGAGGAGCTCGTCGAGGGCGGCACGACGCGTCTCGCGGCGGTCTACTACTCGCAGCTGCCCACGGTCGTCGGCCCGGTCAGGTCGATGCGTGCCACCGACGTCGGCATCATCGCCGGCACCGGTGCCCAGATCGTCACCTCCGGTGGCGCCCCGGAGGCGATCGCCCCGATCAACGCCGCCGGCATCACGATCCAGGAGGAGGGAGCGACCGGCCTGTTCCGCGACTCCACGCGCAAGCGCCCCTACAACCTGATGGCCGACCTGACGAAGCTCGCCGAGGCCAACGCCGCCGAAGCGGCCCGCCCGGACGACTACTTCTCCTTCGGCATCGCCGAAGACCTCCCCGAGGGTGAGCCCGTCCAGAGCGTCGCGGTCGGCTTCGGCACCCACACCTCCACCTGGACCCCGGTCGACGGCGGATGGGAGCTCGCCCGCTCCAACGCTGCCGAGGGCGACGAGTTCGTGCCCGAGACCGTGCTTGTCCTGAGCGTCGAAGTCGAGGACGCCGGGTACACCGACGCCGCCGGCAACGCCGTCCCCGAGAGCGTCTTCGAGGGCGAGGGAGTCGCGCAGCTCTTCCACGACGGCAAGGTCGTCACCGGCACCTGGCGCAAGACCGGACTCGACGGCGAGCTGCGGCTCAAGGTCGACGGCCGCGAGCTGAAGGTTCCCGCCGGCCGCACGTGGGTCGAGCTCGTCCCGGTCACCGGCAAGGTGACCGTCACCCCCTGA
- a CDS encoding LppM family (lipo)protein, whose amino-acid sequence MKKLSLTVAAMAVAATALTGCMKETSTLTVSKSKKVTGDVRYLIDNDFVDMMKAFDEEIPGAQDMSRKKYLTAMMELDADTPNDLPKGTGFKIVSGKNYSGWAFTFDKASFKAVNRFGKELGESPKKPLVKIALNKKKQVVLKYRLIGLDDAGELGAEGVSGDLPKSMQPRYKVQATFGGKIVSTNGKVKKKKTVTWSGVRPDSSKVLKVTAKLK is encoded by the coding sequence GTGAAGAAGCTGTCCCTCACCGTGGCCGCCATGGCCGTGGCAGCCACCGCCCTGACCGGCTGTATGAAGGAGACCTCCACCCTCACGGTCTCGAAGTCCAAGAAGGTCACCGGCGACGTTCGCTACCTGATCGACAACGACTTCGTCGACATGATGAAGGCGTTCGACGAGGAGATCCCGGGCGCTCAGGACATGTCGCGCAAGAAGTACCTCACCGCCATGATGGAACTCGACGCCGACACTCCCAACGACCTTCCCAAGGGCACCGGCTTCAAGATCGTGTCGGGCAAGAACTACTCCGGCTGGGCGTTCACCTTCGACAAGGCGTCGTTCAAGGCCGTCAACCGCTTCGGCAAGGAGCTCGGTGAGAGCCCCAAGAAGCCGCTGGTCAAGATCGCGCTCAACAAGAAGAAGCAGGTCGTCCTCAAGTACCGCCTCATCGGTCTCGACGACGCCGGCGAGTTGGGTGCCGAGGGCGTCTCTGGCGACCTCCCGAAGAGCATGCAGCCCCGCTACAAGGTCCAGGCGACCTTCGGCGGCAAGATCGTCAGCACCAACGGTAAGGTCAAGAAGAAGAAGACCGTCACCTGGTCGGGCGTGCGCCCCGACAGCAGCAAGGTCCTCAAGGTGACCGCCAAGCTCAAGTGA
- a CDS encoding VWA domain-containing protein — protein sequence MANTGRHTEASRKGLASIALVLALVAGVGGLGWMLFKPDSAGSAGNCDGARKVVVSVSAALEAPMERAIQELGRDECFPAQMRVESPNEVEESFFNGGRPDLWVADTPARVDRLTSLNINTTTLNPSLAFTPVGLVGGERSVQHSSWFEALGEQEVVYGDPNTDGATALTLMAPTMERDLTKTKADDATYVVTDAARAYGEEMANIADLSLPAHERLKEQSGQLAPITEQEYVTLGAASGLIDRTPDTGAPALTFPLVKANGGAPQTDLVAEQLTGWFASPAGADALAAAHLRAPDGAALAGPGFEAKGDLGDVPSEAFNLLISKFSILIVPTSLLSVFDVSGSMNRQWGNEARIELAKDVALMALDKFGEPSRIGLWVFSTDKDGPGKDYKEIAEMKRLSENTNGMTHREFLNDEANRLQNYIGGSTGLYDTTLAAYKKALEEFDRSYYNVVVILTDGKNEDENSISLKQLTKQLTELRDRNRDIRVISIGLTKDADMAALTEISAATGGSAYLAEEPNDVLTVLGEAMLERG from the coding sequence ATGGCAAACACCGGACGCCACACAGAGGCCAGCCGCAAGGGCTTGGCTTCGATAGCGCTGGTGCTCGCACTGGTCGCGGGGGTGGGAGGCCTGGGCTGGATGCTGTTCAAGCCAGACTCCGCAGGCAGTGCAGGCAACTGTGACGGCGCGCGCAAGGTCGTCGTGAGCGTCAGCGCCGCGTTGGAGGCTCCGATGGAGCGAGCCATCCAGGAGCTGGGACGCGACGAGTGCTTCCCCGCGCAGATGCGTGTGGAGTCGCCGAACGAGGTCGAGGAGTCCTTCTTCAACGGTGGGCGTCCTGACCTCTGGGTCGCGGACACTCCGGCGCGCGTCGACCGCCTGACGTCCCTCAACATCAACACCACCACGCTCAACCCCTCGTTGGCGTTCACGCCGGTGGGTCTCGTCGGTGGCGAACGTTCCGTGCAGCACTCCTCCTGGTTCGAGGCGCTGGGTGAGCAGGAGGTCGTCTACGGCGACCCCAACACCGACGGCGCGACCGCTCTGACCCTGATGGCGCCCACCATGGAGCGCGACCTGACGAAGACCAAGGCCGACGACGCGACCTACGTCGTGACGGACGCCGCGCGTGCCTACGGCGAGGAGATGGCCAACATCGCCGATCTCTCGTTGCCGGCGCACGAGCGCCTGAAGGAGCAGAGTGGTCAGCTGGCGCCGATCACCGAGCAGGAGTACGTGACCCTGGGGGCCGCCAGCGGTCTGATCGACCGGACGCCGGACACCGGCGCGCCCGCGCTCACCTTCCCGTTGGTCAAGGCCAACGGTGGTGCGCCACAGACCGACCTCGTGGCGGAGCAGCTGACCGGCTGGTTCGCGTCGCCCGCTGGCGCGGATGCCCTCGCGGCCGCCCACCTGCGAGCACCCGACGGCGCCGCGCTGGCCGGCCCCGGCTTCGAGGCCAAGGGCGACCTCGGCGACGTCCCCTCGGAGGCCTTCAACCTGTTGATCAGCAAGTTCTCCATCCTGATCGTTCCCACGAGTCTGCTGTCCGTCTTCGACGTCTCCGGTTCCATGAACCGACAGTGGGGCAACGAGGCGCGCATCGAGCTCGCCAAGGACGTCGCGCTGATGGCCCTGGACAAGTTCGGTGAGCCCTCGCGCATCGGCCTGTGGGTCTTCTCGACCGACAAGGACGGTCCGGGCAAGGACTACAAGGAAATTGCTGAGATGAAGCGCCTCAGCGAGAACACCAACGGCATGACGCACCGCGAGTTCCTCAACGACGAGGCGAATCGGCTCCAGAACTACATCGGCGGGTCGACCGGTCTCTACGACACGACGCTGGCGGCGTACAAGAAGGCGCTCGAGGAGTTCGACCGTTCCTACTACAACGTCGTGGTGATCCTGACCGACGGCAAGAACGAGGACGAGAACTCGATCAGCCTCAAGCAGCTCACCAAGCAGTTGACTGAGCTGCGCGACCGCAACCGCGACATTCGCGTGATCAGCATCGGTCTCACCAAGGACGCCGACATGGCGGCCCTCACCGAGATCAGCGCGGCCACGGGGGGATCGGCCTACCTGGCCGAGGAGCCCAACGACGTCCTGACGGTTCTCGGCGAAGCGATGCTCGAGCGTGGCTGA